CAACGTTCTGCTTAATATTGCTCTTTTAGGTACAGATCAAAGCTTTTGCAGATTTTTCTATGAGAACACAAGATCAAGGCCTACGCTGCTAAGCTCTTCCATACTTATACCGCTGTTACTTGTACTTGTAATTGGAGTTGGTGTGATATCATCATGGGATTTTCTTTCAACTCTTATGTTCGGGCAATCTGAGCCAGTTACTGTTGCTCTTATTCTGGTTTTCACCCTATTAAGCGGTGTTATATATAGGTTTGGCTTATTGTCGCTTAGAATGTATAAGAGTGCCAACTCCTACTCCATACTTCAAATTATCAATGGAGTACTCAATGTAACATTGATAGTTGGATATTCTTGGCTAGTGCATAAAAGCTATGAAGCTATCATAATCGCATTTCTGATATCCACCTCCTGTTCTGCACTTATAACTATATCGATTCAGTACAAACTATGGAAAAGAGCAGTAGTAGCTGTTGACTCTGAATTGATCAAGAAAACCATTTTCTACGGGCTCCCTTTTGTCCCTGCTTTCATTTTAGAGTGGTTATTCCAGGCATCTGACAGATTTTTCCTGCGTTACTACATGTCATTCGAAGACATCGGTATATATGCTGCTAGCTTCAAGATAGTAGCAGCTTTGAATCTATTACAGAGTGGATTTAATTTGTTCTGGGTACCTTTCTCTTATGAACTGTTCTCTAAAAACCCAGAGGAAAGAGGCACTTATGCGAAGGTTTTCAATTTCTTATCAGCTGCACTACTGGCAGTAATTGTTATGTTGATGCTATTCAAAAATATAATAGCTAGTATACTGGCTGATAGCTACAGCGAAGCTGCCTATATCATCCCCTTCTTGCTTTTTATTCCTGTATTGTATACAATTTCAGAAGTAACCGTTGTCGGGATCAATCTAAAGAAGAAAACTTATTTTCACTTATATATCAGCTTGTTT
Above is a window of Pontibacter akesuensis DNA encoding:
- a CDS encoding oligosaccharide flippase family protein: MKVKDKRSTGAGALKSFIQFSYGTWGLAFINILTTPVITWLIVPEELGRASMFTLLYNVLLNIALLGTDQSFCRFFYENTRSRPTLLSSSILIPLLLVLVIGVGVISSWDFLSTLMFGQSEPVTVALILVFTLLSGVIYRFGLLSLRMYKSANSYSILQIINGVLNVTLIVGYSWLVHKSYEAIIIAFLISTSCSALITISIQYKLWKRAVVAVDSELIKKTIFYGLPFVPAFILEWLFQASDRFFLRYYMSFEDIGIYAASFKIVAALNLLQSGFNLFWVPFSYELFSKNPEERGTYAKVFNFLSAALLAVIVMLMLFKNIIASILADSYSEAAYIIPFLLFIPVLYTISEVTVVGINLKKKTYFHLYISLFAFISNVLLNFLLIPAFGIKGAAIATGLSYFVFFVSRTFYSQSLFKINYAWSRFTCALVIAFCCAIVHSFMEQSIYSLSLGIVGMLLVILLFLQEWKEMLQIAKSRLKLKA